Sequence from the Longimicrobium sp. genome:
ACGGAGTCGTAGGTGCCCTCGCCCGCGTCGCCGTGCCGGTTGCTCATTGCTCTCCCTGGTGGCTCAAGGCGAAGACGTAGGCGGCCAGCGCGCGGACCTGCGGCTCGGTGAGGTCGGCGCGGCCGCCTTTGGGCGGCATCATCCCCGGGTGCTCCCTGGGCTGCGGGACGCCGTTGTTGATGACGGTGACGATCTCGGGGTAGGCGCCCGAGATGTTCAGCCACTGGCCGTCGTTGAGCGGCGGCGCCGACGGGGTCCCCGCGCCCCCCGCCCCGTGGCAGGCGGCGCAGGGGTTGGAGAAGAGCTCCTGCCCCTCGTCGACCATGGCCTGGGTGACCCCCGCCGGGAGGTTCTTCGCCACCAGCTTCTGCGGGGCGGCGCTCGCCATGGCGCCGGGGCGCAGCGGCGGCGGGTCGGGATTGGTGGCCTGGGGCACCTCGGGCGGATAGTCGCGGTGCGAGACGCGGTCGTAGCCGTAGTCGCCGCCCGGGGTGCACGCCGCGAGGGCGGCGCCCAGGGCGAGCGCGCAGAAGGCCGCCGGCCGCGTGCGGCCGGTCGTCGGTCGAGGCATGGGGCTGGTCTCCTGGTTCGCCGCGCGGCCCCGGCCGCGCGCGGGCGACAAAAGAACGTCCCCGGCGTGCGCGCGCAAGGGTTTTCCGCGCGGCGCGGACACGCCTCACCCCGCGGCCGCCGCCGCGCGCTCCCCGGCGGCGCGGCGGGCGGCGGACTTCAGGCGCTCGACCATGGCGTTCAGCCCGTGCTCGCGCGCCTGCAGGCCGATCTTCCCCATCACCTGGCGCACGAAGTCGGGGGGGATGGCCAGGGTGGCCTCGGGGGGCTGCCCGTTGAGCGCCTCGAAGAGCATGGCCAGGAGCGCCCGGATGGCGGCGCTCTCGCGCGGGACGTCGGCGTGGAAGTACATCTTCCCGTCCACCACCTCGGGGAAGAGCGCCACCGGCGTCATGCACTCGTGCACGCGGTAGCGCTCCTGGTCCACCCCCTGGAAGCGCTCGGGGAGCGGGGGGAGCCGGTTGGCGTACTGCACCAGCGCCTGCCGCGTGAGGTCGGGCGACAGCGTCTCGAAGCGCCGCAGGATCTTCGCGATCGACGGCGGGACTCCGGTCGTCTGGGTCGGCTCGGTCATGATCCGGGTCTCTGCGCAAGAAGCGTGTCGGACGTGGGGCAGGGGTGGAGAAGTGCGAAAGTGCGAGAGTGCGTAAGTGCGAAAACCGGAGAGGGAGAAACGGCGGAAACAGTGGAAAATCGGCGATTCCGCGCGCTTCCGGCTCGCCTTCCCGGCGGTGGAAGCAGGGAGAATCGCGGGAATTCGGCTGTTGGAGCGGCGCCACGCGTGAGGGATGCGCGCCCGACAGGGCCGGGACGCCGACGCGACACGGGGTATCGTCGCGGCGGCGGCCCGGCGCGGTTGGGCACGGTGGTATCGTGCCCTACCGCGCGCGCAGCCCGGCCCGGAGCGCAGCGGAGGGACACGCCCAAACCGCAGTGCGAAGTGCGAAGTGCGGAGGCAACCGATCATCCCGATCCGGTATGAAGAGGAAGGGGCGGCCCCGGACGAGGCCGCCCCTTCGTACGCTCCCGGAGAGACCGGAGGCGAAGCACTCAGCTGGTGGCGAGCGTGGTGCCGTACCGGGCGTTGATCGCCGCGGCCAGGGCGTTGGCGAACAGCACGTGCGCCGCGCTCGACGGGTGCACGGCGTCGAGGGAGATCAGCGCGCCGAACAGGTTGGGCGCCGCCGTGGCGCCGGTGACGGGGCAGGTGTTCAGCACCGCCGCCTGGAACTGCGCCGCGGTGGTGGCCGTGGCCAGGTCGATGCACTTACGGATCTGGTTGGTGCGGCCCGAGGTGCGCGTGGTCAGCTGCGGCGCGAAGATCGTGTTGGGGTCCACGTACACCCAGTTGTTGGCGGCGGCGGCGGCCTGGAGCGCCGCGTTGTAGGCGTTGATCCGCGCCGTGATCACCGCGATCTCGGTCTGGTCCAGCAGGAAGAGCCCGCCCTGCTGCGCCGGGTCGCAGTTGATCTCGGGGATCGCCGTGGAGGTGACCGCCTGGAAGCTCACCAGGTTGGCCGCGAGCGGGTTGGGCTGGCCCAGGTTGTTGACCGGCGAGCAGTTGTCGTTGACCAGCTTGCCGTTGAAGCGCCGCGTGGTCACGTCGCGCGCCAGGAAGAAGAACGCGCCGGGCTGCACGATGGGGGCGAACTGGATGGCGTTGACCACCCCCACCAGCGCCGCGCCCTGCGCGCCCGAGGCGTTGATGGCGCCCGCCAGCTCGGTGACCCGCGCCTGGAAGGGGGCCAGCCGGGTGAGGTTGGAGTCGGCGCCCGCCGCCAGCGGCCCCAGCACGCCGCTCGCCACCGCGTTCAGGGCGTCGTTGTTGCCGATCCACACCGACACGAAGGTGGGCTCGGCGTCGATCATGGCCTGCACCTGCGTGCGCCCGCCGGTGACGAGCGTGTAGAGCTGCGCGATGGAGCCCGAGGGGATCGCGAAGAGGTCGGCGATGCGCACCCCCGGCACCGCCAGGTTCTGCACGTAGGTGGGCACCGAGTCGGGGTCGGCGACGCGCAGCGCGCACGCCGGCACCCCGGTCTGCGGGGTGAAGGGGGCGGTGAAGGGCGCCGGGCACCCGGGCTTGGCCAGCCAGGGGATGCCGAAGTTGAAGTTGCCCGCCCGCTGCGACAGCAGCACCGGGTAGGCGCGCGCCTGCAGCGAGTCCACGATGCCGCCTGACTGGAAGCCGGCCGTGATGGAGTTGCCCAGCGCCACGTAGCGCTCGAAGAGGGCGCCGCCCGCGGCGCCGGCGGGGGCCTCGGTGAGCAGGTCGTCGCCGTCGCCCACGCAGGCACCCAGCGCCAGCAGGGGCAGCGCGGCCAGGGCGAGCAGGCGCCGGCTGGTTGAAAGTCTCATTCGTCTCTCCAGGGGTTGAAACACTCGTTTGCTCCGGGAAGCTGACGATGCACGCCGCAGGCCGTCACGGGGCGCCGCCGCCGCCGAACCGGTACGCCAGCGTGAAGCCGAAGACCTGCCCGCTCGAGGAGTAGACGCCCACCCGGCCGCCGCCCGGGCGCACGGCGCCCTCGCGCGGGGGCTGGTTGATGTACTGGAACGCCAGGTCGGCCGAGAGCGCGGGCGTCACCCGGTAGCCGAGCCCCACCGTGTAGTAGTTGCGCTCGCCCTCGGGGAGGAACGGGGTGGCCCGGGGGGTGGCGGCGGTGTTGTAGCGGAAGCCCGCGCGCAGCGCCAGCCGCTCGTTCCAGCCGTACTCGGCGGCGAAGCGGAAGGTGTTGGTGTTGCGGTAGTCGAGCTCCAGCACCGTGGTGTCGCCGTTCTCGAAGACGATGTCGAACTGGTCGAAGCTCTTCCACCCGGTCCACTGGTAGTCGGCGAAGAGCATGAGGGCGTCGGTGGCGCGGTAGGCGAGGCCCGCCACGGCCTGGGCGGGGAGCTCGATCTCGGTGGCGATCGCCTGGTCGGCCAGCGGCCCGCCGGGGGCGAACTGGGCGGCCAGCGCGGCGTCGAACACCGTTCCCGTGGCGATCTGGGTGAAGTCGGCGTCGCCGTCCATGTCGACCTTCACCGAGTGCAGGTAGCGCGCGCCCAGCGTGGTGCGGGGCGAGAGCCGGAGGACGGCGCCCACGTGCCCGGTGAGGGCGTTGCCGTCGCCCTTGAGGTTGGCGTCGGCGATGTCGCGCCCGCTGAGCCCCACGGAGGGGGCGTCGGCGCGCTGGCTGACGTCGATGGTCAGGCGCACGTAGTCGAGCCCCGCGCCCAGCGAGAAGCCGGGGGCCACCTGGTACGCCACGGTGGGCTGCACGTAGATGGAGCGCAGCGAGTTGTCGTACCCCGTGTAGCGCCCCTCGAAGTTGAGCTGGTCGCAGTCGGCGTCGTCGGTCGGGCACACCGGCCACTCGAGCCCCAGCCCGTACGGGGCGAACACGCCCACGGCGGCGGCCAGGCGGGGGTTGGGCCGGTACGAGAGCCAGAGCGCGGGGACGGGCACCACCTCGGGGTCGCGCCGCACCGGGTTGTCCTCGAGGGGCGGCTGCCGGCCGGCGTGGTATTCGAACTTGCTGCTGGCGCGGATGAGGGTGAGGTTCAGGCCCACGGCGCTGGGGCGCATCGCGAGCCCGGCCGGGCTGAAGTACACGGCCGAGCCGTCGTCGCAGGGCGACGCGATGCCGGCGCCCACGCGGCCGGCCATGCACGCGCTGTGCTGGTCGACGGACGACCCCTGCGCGGAGAGCGGCGTGCCAACCGCGGCGCACGCGAGGGCGGCGGCGCCGGCGATTGCCAGACTTCGTCTCATAACGAGGCTCCTTGGGCGGTACAGTGCTGAGGGCTCCCGGGCGGGGGCCCGGAAAAGCGGGGAAGATCGGTCGGGAGTTCTGTCGGCGGAGCACGATACAGCGCGCCCCCCGTCCGGTCAAGCGGGAAAGCCCCGCCGCCGCAAGGCTTTCGGCCCCTCCGCCCGGCCCGCGCGCACTGAGCGGCGCTCACCGCCCCAGGGCCGCCACCACCAGGGTGCCGACGGCGTTGAAGAGCGCCACGCAGTTGGCGGCGATGAACACGGGGTTCTTCAGCCGGAGCGAGTACACCAGGAAGAGGAGCGAGGCCGCCGTCTGCAGGGCGAAGAAGAGGGGGTCCACGTCTTCGGGCCCCTCGGTGAGCGAGCGGATGAAGGTGTAGGTGAGCGACGCCGCCAGCGCCGTGCAGGCGGCCCATCCCACGGCCTTGACCCAGCGCTTGTCGGAGGCGCGTCGGTTCTGCGGCATGAAACCCCAGTGCGAAGTGCGAAGTGCTGAGTGCGAAGTGCGAAGTGCCTGATCCTGGATGCTCGGTGCCCGGTGTGCCAGGCGGTGGTTCCGCACTTCGCACTTGCCCCCCGAGCGGGGCGCGGCGATGATGCACGGGTCGTTCCCGTCCGGGGGCAATCTCGGGGAGGAGGGGTGGAGCATGGAGATGGTGCAGCTCGGCCGCACGGGCCGGCGGATCACGCGCATCGGGCTGGGCGGGATGCAGGTCTCCCTCCCGGGGCGCCCCCCGCGGGAGCAGGGACTCGGCGTGGTGCGCCGCGCCCTCGAGCTGGGGGTGAACTTCATCGACACGGCCGACGTCTACTGCCTGGACGACTCCGACCTCGGGCACAACGAGCGGTTGATCGCCCAGGCGCTGGACGAGGCGGGGATGCGCGCCCAGGTGACGGTGGCCACCAAGGGCGGCCTGGTGCGCCCCGGCGGGCGCTGGGAGAACGACGCGCGCCCCGAGCACCTGCGCCGCGCCTGCGAGCGGAGCCTCCAGGCGCTGGGGGTGGACCGCATCGACCTCTACCAGCTGCACGCGCCCGACCCGAAGGTGCGCTTCGAGGACAGCGTGGGCGAGATGGCGCGGCTGTACGAGGAGGGGCTGGTGGCGGCGGTGGGGCTCTCGAACGTCTCCCTCATGCAGCTGCGCGTGGCCGAGGCCATCGTCCCCATCACCTCGGTGCAGAACCGCTTCAACCCGTGGGACCGCGACTCCGAGCGGACGGGGCTCGTCCGCTACTGCGACGACCACCGCGTCACCTTCCTCCCCTACAGCCCCGTGGGCGGCCACCGCCGGGTGGGGCTGCTGCGCGAGAGCCCCGAGC
This genomic interval carries:
- a CDS encoding aldo/keto reductase, which translates into the protein MPPERGAAMMHGSFPSGGNLGEEGWSMEMVQLGRTGRRITRIGLGGMQVSLPGRPPREQGLGVVRRALELGVNFIDTADVYCLDDSDLGHNERLIAQALDEAGMRAQVTVATKGGLVRPGGRWENDARPEHLRRACERSLQALGVDRIDLYQLHAPDPKVRFEDSVGEMARLYEEGLVAAVGLSNVSLMQLRVAEAIVPITSVQNRFNPWDRDSERTGLVRYCDDHRVTFLPYSPVGGHRRVGLLRESPELRAIAGRFGASPEEMVLAWILGVSPSLVPIPGASREESIESSVRAESLRLDQRTLRELEEAFRALPS
- a CDS encoding SufE family protein, encoding MTEPTQTTGVPPSIAKILRRFETLSPDLTRQALVQYANRLPPLPERFQGVDQERYRVHECMTPVALFPEVVDGKMYFHADVPRESAAIRALLAMLFEALNGQPPEATLAIPPDFVRQVMGKIGLQAREHGLNAMVERLKSAARRAAGERAAAAAG
- a CDS encoding outer membrane protein transport protein, encoding MRRSLAIAGAAALACAAVGTPLSAQGSSVDQHSACMAGRVGAGIASPCDDGSAVYFSPAGLAMRPSAVGLNLTLIRASSKFEYHAGRQPPLEDNPVRRDPEVVPVPALWLSYRPNPRLAAAVGVFAPYGLGLEWPVCPTDDADCDQLNFEGRYTGYDNSLRSIYVQPTVAYQVAPGFSLGAGLDYVRLTIDVSQRADAPSVGLSGRDIADANLKGDGNALTGHVGAVLRLSPRTTLGARYLHSVKVDMDGDADFTQIATGTVFDAALAAQFAPGGPLADQAIATEIELPAQAVAGLAYRATDALMLFADYQWTGWKSFDQFDIVFENGDTTVLELDYRNTNTFRFAAEYGWNERLALRAGFRYNTAATPRATPFLPEGERNYYTVGLGYRVTPALSADLAFQYINQPPREGAVRPGGGRVGVYSSSGQVFGFTLAYRFGGGGAP
- a CDS encoding SGNH/GDSL hydrolase family protein; amino-acid sequence: MRLSTSRRLLALAALPLLALGACVGDGDDLLTEAPAGAAGGALFERYVALGNSITAGFQSGGIVDSLQARAYPVLLSQRAGNFNFGIPWLAKPGCPAPFTAPFTPQTGVPACALRVADPDSVPTYVQNLAVPGVRIADLFAIPSGSIAQLYTLVTGGRTQVQAMIDAEPTFVSVWIGNNDALNAVASGVLGPLAAGADSNLTRLAPFQARVTELAGAINASGAQGAALVGVVNAIQFAPIVQPGAFFFLARDVTTRRFNGKLVNDNCSPVNNLGQPNPLAANLVSFQAVTSTAIPEINCDPAQQGGLFLLDQTEIAVITARINAYNAALQAAAAANNWVYVDPNTIFAPQLTTRTSGRTNQIRKCIDLATATTAAQFQAAVLNTCPVTGATAAPNLFGALISLDAVHPSSAAHVLFANALAAAINARYGTTLATS
- a CDS encoding c-type cytochrome — protein: MPRPTTGRTRPAAFCALALGAALAACTPGGDYGYDRVSHRDYPPEVPQATNPDPPPLRPGAMASAAPQKLVAKNLPAGVTQAMVDEGQELFSNPCAACHGAGGAGTPSAPPLNDGQWLNISGAYPEIVTVINNGVPQPREHPGMMPPKGGRADLTEPQVRALAAYVFALSHQGEQ